DNA sequence from the Oryza brachyantha chromosome 5, ObraRS2, whole genome shotgun sequence genome:
ATCAAGCTAGTAACAGTCGCAGCGCGACAAACGCAGGCGCAGCACGCAGCAAGAACCAAGAGGGGATCGAAACCgaaaccaaaaccaaagaaCACGCACGCGGCACCCGGCACCGGCACCaccccagcagcagcaaaaggaaagaacccgcagagagagaaagagcgTCGCTGGTTACCCACCCAACCCCACGGCGTACGGAGATCCGAGCAGCCTCCCGCAGCttctggaggaggagggatcgatccgtggaggaggaggcaggcaGGAATGGGGCTCACaggagagaggagcagagAAGAGAGCCAGTTACGGAAAAGGGGGAGCACAAAACCCATCAAAGCGTCGGTTTTTTTCTCCTACTGGACTTCTTTTTTACTCTTTGCTCCTTTGtaaaaagttattttgtaaatatgccctCTGAACAAACTTATACAAAGCAAATACTCCTCGTCTTGCTTGGCGGGGCGGTAGTGTTATTTGgatatgttaaaaataaaatgaactttCAAGTTAATAATGCTAACAGCCGTGAAGGCctttatataaattcattgCGCCATGTTGGTTGGCAATGGGTAGGGCATGTGTAGAAGAAGATTGAACCGAAAAGGGTATTTGACTCGAGCGTGGTTAAGTCATACCCGAGCATATAATAGGATTAAACTCTAACTTTTACATCATAATTTTAAGCATGCAATCTAATAAGAGTCTTCAAATTggttatgattttatttgtgatttttttaactataaaatcattgaaaatttctataattcctataaaaatattatcgaattttttttgtcatgacCAAGACTAAATTACTCGGTCCTCATTTCTTTCTCAAGACCGAGCAGTCCTGAGTTTCTAATCACcagaatttatttaaaaacagaaTTTACCAAATGCCCACACCTATAGCCACATGGCCGAGGTAGGGTCCACTTTGCGATAGGTTGTATGCAgggtctatttgtaaatatatatttagaaggGGCTAAaatgtaaaagaaaataatccGATAGTTCTCACAGAGATGCCCTTCCATTCCCTGGTTGGGAACTTGGGATCCGAGACGACAAATTTTCTTTCTCGCGGCTTCGGCTTTCGAAACCTTTTCGGAAGGCGCGCGCTGGTGCTGAGCTGGACGGCGATTAATCCCACTGCCAGGTGGGGCCAACGCTGGGTCATTAAAgggtattaattaattaattaatttaagtcGGGGGATTAGTAACgaccggtggtggtggctgtcCGGTGAGGCCGTGGCGTGTTCCCGGGGCGGCGGTAGGCCGGAGCGGGGGCGAAACGGCCGCGCGTTGCGGCGGACGGGGTGCGTGGAGCCGGCAGCCCCCATGGGATCCTCGCTTCCTTTGCTAATACTAATCCAGCGAAAGAACACggcacatattttaaagaaatatgaatataagtatattttaaagagataagaaggGAGGGAGAAAATAGGTGGTTGTAGTCAGTTGCACACGGACtctgtatgacatgtgggaccatgtactaatgttttgtatataactattgtataaatctgttattagattgactatatatgaattgaacctagtagttggctatactattgaacttactcTTATGTGACATTTCTAACCCAGAGACTATCAGTAGTTTCTATACTTATCATGTCATATAAACACTATATGTAGTAACTATGTATTCAATGGATggtgtttttaaattaaattctcatccaatcatctctcttctctctccttttatcatcttgtttttattttttattcttgtgtaGAGATGGTTTCTTGCATGAAAAATGGtgtcttcatttttttcctctctcctcattAACTCCCTTGCTAGATAAGAATTTTGCTTATATGGCAATGTATTTAATGATATGGAAACTAGATAACATAGAGGGTTGGGATTAGCCTTAATGCTCAGTTTCACTATACAGTTTTCAAAATAGCTAACTCGATGAAATGATGTATGAAATAGTTAGTCACAGTGCAACATTTCATTGTACCATTTTCAAagctaaataaatcatttatttaCCGCTAACAGTTTGATTGCATGTAGAGAATATTTGATTGCATGAAACGTCTTAAACTCCTCGATGCAAGTTTCATTATATTACCGAAAACTTGGTAACGGTGCTCAAAGGTTTCATGgtcataaaactaattatctCTATCCTTAtagttttatgcaaatattacTTTTTATACTGATTTGTCGTCtaattaatgtgcatgacaccTCTATAAAACTTTCATTGATACTGGCATTAGAACCTCTCTTCTGgaaagatttttatttttaaagtagttATTTAACAGTTTGGTATAACGagagataaatttattagaatttagaaaagaaaaagaaaacatatatattacgaCTTGAGAGAAAAGTGCATACGaatcttttgttttgtaaCTTTATGTTCTCTGTATAGTAGTACGTGAGAGTCTAATCATGAAGTCTCTTCTAATTTTCCATTGAATTATGACATCATGCGCAACAAGAGATTAGACACTGTTTAACCTTCGAATGGATGATAAGTTGCCTTTTAAATCATGTTCCCAGTtacccggcaaaaaaaaaaaacatgttaccAGTTGGCATTTAACCAATTTTATTGAGGTCATGGATTTGAAAAACCGGGCTAGTTTTTTGTTGGAGACCAAAATTGATCCAATCAAGATTTTTATAACTTCTTGTAGAGTGTTGAAGTCACAATTGGATTGAGGTTGACTTTTAAAAAGCCTTTGTCAAATTTGGCAGTATGCAATTTAACTTGCAAATAGAGACACAGAGAAGAATTTGATAAAGCTCATTTTGGCCTCAAATTGAATGCAATATtacctttaaaaaataaggtaATACCAAAAGTGTTTATTGCTGAAATACTGGTAAGGCCTAATTTGCCTTGAACCAAACTACGAGAGGTTTAATACGTGAATTTTCGCCCGTTGCTGCGTTTTTCTTCAGATGCGTTAAGCGAAGGTCTCCAAGCCATGTGTGCCTTACGAGTCACAGCCCACACAAGTGTGTAGCCtttctttttaactttgttttgtaaaattgattcaaattcatttgtacAAAGTTTTTGCAGAATGTCGTCAATCTGTATAAGTTTTCTCTGTATAATAATTCtgtatataatgttttaacaTATAAACTACTTATTAGGCTTGAAAAATCAGTGGACTTAAAGTTTGcacgtatattttttatttttctgtaaatacgctaaggccgcgttcgttggcgtgggtaagttaacttaccccagCACGGAAAACgttgtaataaattagtacatgattaattaattattaattattaaaaaatataaaatagattaatatgattttttaaaacaacttttctataaaattttttaaaaaaatacaccgtttagcagtttggaaagcgtgcgcgtgaaaaacgagggatataagttaactaagagagagacgaacgcggcctaagaaAGGAAAGCCCTCCATACACATCCCACGAAAAACATATCCACGGATCCGTGGGAAGAGTTAACCCTAATTTCACTTTACAAATTCCTTAATTTCATAAAATCTCTATGAGAAAAACTATTTCGATTCGAGTAGTAGAAATCATGAAAAGTTGTTACTGCAGGAAACACAATATCATTTATTGGGACAGTTCACATCTCAAACTACAGCACACCCGATGATTATCTTACAAAACTATTACTCTACATGTTGTTACAGTTCTGAACACATCACAACTTCTTACTATAGTTCACACAATACATATGTGTGAGGTGGCTACACAAGAGGGCAAAATTCAGAGAGAAAGAAACATGGTTTCAACAGAGACGCCAATACTCTATAAACTAGAAGATGCAAGGGAACAATATGGACACAAACTTGACTGGACAGAAATGCCAAGCTCGTTCAGTGCTAGTTGTGCAATGAGGTTCAGCTGCCATCAGCAAGTGCTTGCACCTTCTTTTCAAGCTCAGGTTTGTTGGCACCCACAAGCTTGTCGACTTGCTTCTCGTTTTTTATGAAGAAGAAGGTCGGCGTCGCACGGATGTCCCATGACGAGCTAAAATCCtgcagagaaaaagaaagaatggtTATATCAGAATTCCGAATAGCATTACAATATAGACTCCTATGTACAAGACATGCTAAGCGAGGTGCTATTGATGTTAAGAGACTTCAGTTAACTTTAGAATAAGTTTAATtagtatttgtttgtttaattcTAGAAGAAGTGTTATGAAGATCTGTATAGAGCTACCAGGTCAGCACCTGTTTAGGCCCCTTTTAATTTAAaggaaatttataggaattttagaggatttcatttttctaggaatttttcctacaaagccatttgaatcaaagaaatgaatcctatgaaatttctatggaatgtCTCTTTCCATATAAGTTtcggaggaaatttaacaagaggtagaacctcatggaaaaaatcgtatgagtctttatctctcctcaaattcctgtgttttttctgtggtccaatcaaacggctattcctacatttttcctttattttgcaatcctctgttttatactTACATTCCTGTCacaatcctatgttttttctattcctctgttttttcattcctgtaATTCAAAGGGCCCTTAGCTTCTTATGATAATTTCcaatagataataaaatttgcCAAAACACACTCACACAGACAACCAAATACACTTAATATTTATGGTATGTCAATAACAATTAAGTATTATGTCAGATCACACTTAGGGTATGAGATAATTGAATGTTGCTCCTACTCTAGATTTTAAAGAATAACAGATAACATTTAGTGATGGAAGGAAGCAAAATCGATTCTATTGGTAAATGAAATTATTGATGAAATTTACCACCATCAGAAGCACAGTAGGGTTCTTGGTTAAGAAAAATCCAACAAACCATTTCCAAGAGCAGATTTgatccccaaaaaaaaaaaaagataagttgGAATTACCATTAGGTCATCAACATCTATTGTCAAGAACATGAATTGAGGATAAGTCTTTGACATCTCAGCATAAAAAGGTGCAATGACACGACATGGCCCACACCAGGATGCACTGAAATTTGCCACAACCTACAAAACATAACAATGAGTATGTCAGACATAGTCCTTAGCATTGAGAATTTTCAGAATTTATCTTGCTGCGAGATTTCAGCCAACAATAAAATGACCATCTAAACCACATGCATTAAAACTTAAAGTTGTAACTGCTTTGTGTGTAGTGCCAAAAAGGAGCATGCATCCTAAAAACAAATCCCATTGGGGGAAAAAAGGGGAAATACCAAGTGTATGAGAACAACTGGCTTTATAGCAATGTCGTTTAACTTGTTTGGAAGAGAAACAAAACCAACATAAAATGGTTCTGAATGAGGATTTGAAGCTTTCACAAACAAACTAGAGCAACAGAAAAAACAGTTCTACATGTCAGCATAACTATAAAGGATTCCACGCAAGGATTTTGCATCAACTAAAAGCAGAAACCTATATAAACTAGGGAAGACTAAGAAATGGTAACTTTTTGCGCACAGTACTAGCTACAAGCTAACAGCTGATCAATTTTCACGGATCATTTCTGACTTGATAACTGGAACGTATGATTGTTTCATTCACATCAAGATTTCAGTCTGTTCTCAATCTAATTAGATAATTGCACTTTTCAAAACAAGGGGACCATGTGACAAGAATTGCATGGATATCAACCTCTTAAAGACATATAGTTTGTAGTGAACTGACAGATCACCAACTAATGCacagaaaaacagaaaataagaTAAGAATGAAAGGTATCCGTGATCCATTGAGCAAATTGATAGCTTGCTTACAATTTTCCCATCCTTGTTTGCTTCGTCAATCTTCTGATCCCAGTCTTCTTTGCTTGTTATGATATGCACATTGCCACCTTTGTAATCAAGCTTGTCTTCCTCAATGTTTTTTCCctgacaaaataaataaataaaagaaacatcaGGAATCACTTGCACACTCAACAATGTAATCTATGTGGTATAATTAACAACTATGGACTGCTACATATTGATTATGATTGTAGAAGACTCACCTTGCTCACACAGCACCCCATTGTGAAGTTCAGCCAACAAAGCAGTCACACCACTGACAAAAATTCCCTTCAAAAATTGGTAAAAACATGTCATGGTCTATCCAAAAACATATGAAGGAGCTGCAATAAAATCTACGAACGTATGGCTATGGTCTTTGTTAGGCATGACAATTGATCATAGGTAATAATTTGAACCAAATGCATAGCACAAGTGATCATACATTCGAAGTGAACAATATCTACATAAGCATGATCcctattagaaaaaaaaaacccgctAGGATGGCAATCTTGATTCGGATTATTtacagaaagaaagaaagacaaACACTCTATTAAGAGCCTATGGAATGCGAAAATGGTGACTTCTCTAAATCTTGTTCCACAAAGTATCGGCGCTAATCCGCTAAAGCAAAGCATGATGGGTTAACGACAGGCACAGGCTTCTCCCCAGGATTGAAATCCCAACTCC
Encoded proteins:
- the LOC102705908 gene encoding thioredoxin H4-2; this encodes MGCCVSKGKNIEEDKLDYKGGNVHIITSKEDWDQKIDEANKDGKIVVANFSASWCGPCRVIAPFYAEMSKTYPQFMFLTIDVDDLMDFSSSWDIRATPTFFFIKNEKQVDKLVGANKPELEKKVQALADGS